The Bombus pascuorum chromosome 13, iyBomPasc1.1, whole genome shotgun sequence nucleotide sequence TCCCGAGTgtggtaatattttaaatatttagtttaaGAATATAATTGGTTTTTTCATCTTAAAACACATTTTCATTTAGTCAACTGTTAATTGTTCATAGGTAAAACGTTAGCGGAATCATACAAAGAAGCACACATGGCATTACATTCTGGTGACTCTGTAACTTGTACTGTATGCAATAGAAAATTCGATTCTGCTGATAGTTTAGCAATGCATGCCGCAGTACATACAGAACTAAGCCAACCACATTCGCCAACACCACCTACTACTGAAACAGCTACAACTGCCGAACCCACAGAAAATCAAAAGCCTTATCAGTGTCAACATTGTGGTCGAAGATTTACAAGACCTCACGAGAAAGTGAAACACGAACGTATTCATACCGGAGAAAAGCCACACGCATGTGAAGTAAGCATAgtataagtaatataattaagatGTTGTGATTTCTATTATAGTACTATAcaaatactttattatttcttaggTTTGCGGTAAAACTTTTCGTGTTTCTTATTGTCTGACTTTACACATGAGAACTCACACTGGTGTCAGACCATATGAATGCCAACATTGTGGTAAAAGATTTAAAGCTTCTTCTGTGTACAATCATCATTTACTTACACACGGGGAAGAACGTGCTTACACGTGCCCTTATTGCCCAAAAACTTTCAAAACACGTGTTCAATTAGCAGGACACAAAAACAGCCACACTAAACCATTTCGATGTACTGAGTGTTCCCGTCCATTTGCTTCCTTGTACGCCGCACGTGCTCATATACAAACTCACAAAAAAGACAATAATCTAAAATTCAGTTGTTATATTTGTGGTGCATCCTATGGTAGAGCATTTGCATTGAAAGATCATTTGAAACAACATGGTCAAGATGTGATAGCTCCACCGGAGCCGgtaagagaagaagaaattcaTGAAGGAGAAGATTTTTTACTTGCAGAAGAAGAGGTTGAGGATGATGAACTAGTTATTCCGTCACCGTTACCCGTTGCGCAATCATCAGAAGCTGATGACACAGAATGAGACTATGAAAACTAGTCAGatatttgttacaaaaattgtaGTTTAACATTGTTCAATATAGCAAAAAAAGGATAGTGACGGATAAATACCTATTTTCTGTAGTGTTCAAAGAATATCAGCAAAATTTGTATCcgtgcattgaatattataaaattttaatttttatgaacaaatGACATTCTAATATGAACTGCTACTGTGACTAAGTATGATAGTAttcatttgtaaataacaTGCTAGGAATTTGTATATCCTTGATGGTATTGTGTGGATAGAACTTGTTAAATACGAATAACGATTGTATGAGAGACTAGTTTTATTATGCctgtttaatatattaaagtaaaaaaatctatattatttaatttatgatatattttaacaattcaGTTCCATTATTAGTTGTGTTCAATACTTCAGacctttcttaatttttattttcattgttatttattagCTATATAagaaaacatataataaaaagattacaaaatattactttattctaACTATAAAGGAATGAAAATCTGatgagagagaaggaaagaaaagatcaaagattaattttagaattaatttaagttcTAATGAtgttaaaatttgtaacaagaaatataaatgtatttgtaaaaatatcttatgtaaagattaataatttcaattacttttattcttttactattgaaaatcaagtaaaattatttgcataatTAAACTACTAGCCtacttttatgtattttttctataaaaaagttACGAATCGTAACGTTTATCTAGATAATTCTAGATATGACTGACTGGAAAATAATCTATCAAGTACAAACTATATAGAAAGTatgataagaaatatataatacaatgttcttcattatattatatattgttatgcAATTACATAAAATGTTGTACGAGATATCTTTATTTAAGTGTGCCAAATTTATATGCTTATAAATAAGCAAAAAGATGAAccaatttatatacataaaaaatttatcacgcatcattatatagatatttacataaaattcgcGTGTACTTATATGTACATCTTCGCaagcaaataaaatacgattatAAATCGAAATATGGATCAGACGATAAATAgtcattatttttcataaaaaaaaatattcttttaaacaTTAGAATTTATCAGAAATTAGTTTGAACCAACATGACATATTTTGGATCTTACTAAAGAGCTAAATAAACAAGCTTGCTCTTAATGTTAATGTACCATCTGTTGCATTTAGATTAAACTCTTGGAATTATGATTAAACCCTCAGTACCTTATTAGAATTCATATAGTTCTTATACCTTAGTATATTAAATGATATGGATTTTTTACATCTGTTGAATAAGACTTGCATATTAGACATACAGTGGAATTATCATATGAAGAATATCTACGAGTTTATAACTACCAAGTCGGAAGTATGATTTTGTGTTTTAAAAATCATCCTGTTATTATATTCACTATGAGtgtaattgataaatatataaattcttagTGGGAAAATGTCGACACTAGTAAGCATACGTTTCCTTCAGAAATTTGGGAAATACGACCTACATTGGAATTAATCGGAAAAGTCATCAGTGTTTTACCAATTATCATCATTGGGTCCTTAGCTAACGGTGGATTAATCTATGTGGTGCTCAAAGAAAGATCATTACGCACTACGACAAATCTCTTGATTGTGAACATGTGTATCGCAGATTTTGGTACGTGTTTGATTTGTCCGTGGATGTTTCTTTGCATTGATCTGttccaaaattatattttgggAGATATTGGCTGTCGAACGGATGGGGCATTAGTGCATGCTTTAACATTAGTTGCAGTTTTTAACTTGAGTGCAATCAGTTATGATCGCGTTTCGGCTATTGTTCTTAATTGTTCGGGAAAATTATCAAGAAGGTGATAAAACGAAGTactaataatatcaaaaacaTACAAGAAattgtatacatttttatatttcattattgaAGGATGATgcatattttacttttctccACTTGGATTTGTGGAATATCTGTTGCTATCCCTTTAATCTATTTTCGACATTACTACGAAAGacaatggaaaaattatttagaaacgTATTGTACTGAAGACACTGTGCTTGTCTACCCCTATTGGCATATCTTTGCCAGTTTAAGCGTTTGGGCACCATTGGCAATTATGGCAATATGTTACTCAGCCATtcttataaaagtatttaaataataaatattccttacatgtaatataaaaatatagataaaactccatttttattttcaatttctagtTAGATCGCTATGAATCACAAGCTCTGAGAAGTAAGTATCCtattgtagtaaaatataaaagaagagtAGCACGAGTACTGGCATTAATAGTTCTAGCATTCATTGTATGCCGCGTACCATTTACTGTGTTAATAATTCAAAGGGCACAGTTATTAGAAGAAACGCCTAAAATAGGACAAGCAGAATCTATGTACCCATTAtggtatttatttcaaaatcatttcattaataaaatattccttcaGTGTAgcgtataatatttgtataaattttcataggTATATCAGTAGATATTTAATACTGCTTAATGCAGCAATAAATCCTTTATTATATGGTTGTAGTAGTAGTTCACTAAGAAAGGAATTAGCATTGTGCCCAGCTACATCTTGGTTAATCCACAAGAAGAAGGAACGAAAATCGAAATCGTGCAATGTTTCACGATTAAAGACACAGAATTTCCATGATCTAAGACCACGATCTCCTTGTGTACGAACGAATTATAATTACAGAGATACGATACCGAATATTTCATCAACTACTATATAAGTAAATTTAGAAATCAATCTACTTTAATTTCGATATGccttatatattttattgagaaATATAACAAGGATATGATGAGCAGCATCTAATATATCAAATCCCTTATACGGATGCTCTTTTTATCTATTCTTATGTTGCATACttacatttcaaaaatataaaatagtaatgCAAACAGTTAAACGAAGTAAAAATGgcagttttaaatataaagcaCTTCTCGATCCAATCGAGATTCAATCTATTTTTGCAcaagtagaaaataaaaatgcatgTATACCTAGATATCtgaagtattattatttaatcgctACATTTTTAAGACTGTCAGCTGTAAGTTTTCCACCACTGGCAGTAAGTAAAACGTTTCCACTCCAAGATGCCTCTCCACTACCATTTACTACAAGATCAACCtgtataaagaattaaattctgctaatttaaaaat carries:
- the LOC132913392 gene encoding neuropeptide Y receptor type 1 isoform X2 translates to MDFLHLLNKTCILDIQWNYHMKNIYEFITTKSEWENVDTSKHTFPSEIWEIRPTLELIGKVISVLPIIIIGSLANGGLIYVVLKERSLRTTTNLLIVNMCIADFGTCLICPWMFLCIDLFQNYILGDIGCRTDGALVHALTLVAVFNLSAISYDRVSAIVLNCSGKLSRRMMHILLFSTWICGISVAIPLIYFRHYYERQWKNYLETYCTEDTVLVYPYWHIFASLSVWAPLAIMAICYSAILIKLDRYESQALRSKYPIVVKYKRRVARVLALIVLAFIVCRVPFTVLIIQRAQLLEETPKIGQAESMYPLCSSSLRKELALCPATSWLIHKKKERKSKSCNVSRLKTQNFHDLRPRSPCVRTNYNYRDTIPNISSTTI
- the LOC132913392 gene encoding neuropeptide Y receptor type 1 isoform X1, with product MDFLHLLNKTCILDIQWNYHMKNIYEFITTKSEWENVDTSKHTFPSEIWEIRPTLELIGKVISVLPIIIIGSLANGGLIYVVLKERSLRTTTNLLIVNMCIADFGTCLICPWMFLCIDLFQNYILGDIGCRTDGALVHALTLVAVFNLSAISYDRVSAIVLNCSGKLSRRMMHILLFSTWICGISVAIPLIYFRHYYERQWKNYLETYCTEDTVLVYPYWHIFASLSVWAPLAIMAICYSAILIKLDRYESQALRSKYPIVVKYKRRVARVLALIVLAFIVCRVPFTVLIIQRAQLLEETPKIGQAESMYPLWYISRYLILLNAAINPLLYGCSSSSLRKELALCPATSWLIHKKKERKSKSCNVSRLKTQNFHDLRPRSPCVRTNYNYRDTIPNISSTTI